From the genome of Ananas comosus cultivar F153 linkage group 18, ASM154086v1, whole genome shotgun sequence, one region includes:
- the LOC109723741 gene encoding 14 kDa zinc-binding protein, giving the protein MAASEKEAALAAVPTDSPTIFDKIIKKEIPSTVVYEDDKVLAFRDINPQAPTHILIIPKVKDGLTGLAKAEERHIEILGYLLYIAKVVAKQEGLGDGFRIVINDGPNGCQSVYHLHLHLLGGRQMNWPPG; this is encoded by the exons aTGGCGGCCTCCGAGAAGGAGGCGGCGCTTGCCGCTGTTCCAACTGATTCTCCCACTAT ATTCGACAAGATTATAAAGAAAGAAATTCCCTCCACTGTGGTTTATGAGGATGACAAG GTTCTTGCATTTCGAGATATAAATCCCCAAGCTCCAACTCATATTTTAATCATTCCCAAAGTCAAGGATGGTTTAACTGGGCTGGCAAAG GCAGAGGAGAGGCACATCGAGATACTTGGCTACCTCCTTTACATCGCCAAAGTAGTAGCGAAGCAGGAAGGACTCGGAGACGGCTTTAGGATTGTCATCAACGACGGCCCCAACGGAT GTCAATCTGTATACCATCTTCACCTCCATCTTCTCGGAGGGCGGCAGATGAACTGGCCGCCCGGCTAA